From the Theobroma cacao cultivar B97-61/B2 chromosome 2, Criollo_cocoa_genome_V2, whole genome shotgun sequence genome, one window contains:
- the LOC18608772 gene encoding homeobox-DDT domain protein RLT2 isoform X1 — protein sequence MESGGVSGGGGSSEGEKKKPPEGETKVKRKMKTASQLEILEKTYAMEMYPSEATRAELSVQLGLSDRQLQMWFCHRRLKDRKAPPVKRRRKDSSLPAQVVGVAGEEMGGGEAVNEHGSDVSSLFGPGLHLRRAVPIPGMAVPRYYEMTHSMAELELRAITFVELQLGEPIRDDGPMLGMEFDPLPPGAFGAPIGASTAVQQKQPGQPFETKIYERLDTKAVKGSVRAVHEYQFLPEQPSVRTETYERVALSYHYGSPTDDPHARASSLSTGCSFVHGNEKVPSGYGFSGQMPNLNLLPQQSRQGHLLPTASGEYDNCSRKNSLTNTTVDAIIGAHPISALESPFVSSDRRVNLDEDALRMERKRKSEEARIAREVEAHEKRIRKELEKQDILRRKREEQIRKEMERHDRERRKEEERLLREKQREEERYQREQRRELERREKFLMKESIRAERMRQKEELRKEKEAARLKAANERAIARKLAKESMELIEDERLELMELAASSKGLSSTLSLDFEILQNLDIFRDKLCVFPPKGVQLKRPFSIEPWNSSEESIGNILMVWRFLITFADVVGLWPFTLDELVQAFHDYDPRLLGEIHVALLRSIIKDIEDVARTPSTGLGASQNNAANPGGGHLQIVEGAYAWGFDIRSWQGHLNMLTWPEILRQFALSAGFGPQLKKRNIEQAYLRDENEGNDGEDIITNLRNGAAAENAVAIMQERGFSNPRRSRHRLTPGTVKFAAFHVLSLEDSDGLTILEVAEKIQKSGLRDLTTSKTPEASIAAALSRDTKLFERTAPSTYCVRSPYRKDPADAEAILSAARERIRVLKSGFVGEDAEGAERDEDSESDIAEDLEVDDLGAEINPKKEMLNSEGSSSCDAKTILGNEKEICEILETPQGEVRNVCKALSSPTAGGLDEVKYIDAPVEQSMDAAGICNGAANAGLEDTEIDESKLGEPWVQGLMEGDYSDLSVEERLNALIALISIAIEGNSIRVVLEERLEAANALKKQMWAEAQLDKRRMKEEFVLRTNFSSHMGNKMEPSLMMSSAECRQSPQIISDRKNNESSVDLVVQQECLNNPQNDQNYLNNVPSEGNMPIQDFSIGPDNLQYPQPGCAAERSRSQLKSYIGHKAEEMYVYRSLPLGQDRRHNRYWRFITSTSWNDPGCGRIFVELLDGRWRLIDTEEGFDTLLSSLDVRGVRESHLHAMLQKIEMSFKEAVRRNKLHVNMERQNGDTIKKEANEMASGPDWNVSFESPSSTVSGSDSDMSETSTSFSIELCRNEIEKNDALKRYRDFEKWMWKECFSLSSFCATKYGRRRCKQLLGVCDSCFNIYFFEDNHCPSCHRTDIASRSMLNFSEHVAQCAKKLQLGPGFALDGLVISPLRIRLTKLQLALVEVSIPFEALQSAWTEGYRNFWGMKLYSSTTAEELLQVLTLLESSITRDYLSSNFETTRELLSPSILSGGVGDDSTNLETVPVLPWIPKTTAAVALRLIEFDAAISYTLKQRAETHKGAGECMKFPSKDAVVKNNQDHERMQTTNRVEYLQEASWVDVGIGFSGSGRGRGRGRGRGVTRGGRSQRRPTGSRSEFGKRITTTDNEGLVPVLGWKSRSRGRGGRKRGRRSARSRPKPAKRMVEIAGERENPKEIMEKSSRNLETNTWNGDEVTRLKVRTADNASSSERSEYNDENGQATGDEYDYLAGEDYAGGFNGKADDVMEGSEYNIDGDEGDEDDDGEERDDIAEGEQGNFIVGGYINENSDEEEIRNGDDPEDSDPYVKQYGYSTEASSDFSE from the exons ATGGAGAGTGGTGGTGTTAGTGGCGGCGGAGGTAGTTCGGaaggagagaagaagaagccACCGGAAGGAGAAACAAAAGTCAAGCGGAAAATGAAGACTGCTTCTCAGCTTGAAATTCTAGAGAAAACATATGCCA TGGAAATGTACCCGTCTGAAGCTACACGGGCGGAATTATCGGTGCAATTGGGCCTTTCGGATAGGCAGCTACAGATGTGGTTCTGCCATCGCCGGCTCAAGGATAGGAAGGCGCCGCCGGTGAAGCGGCGGAGGAAGGATTCTTCGTTGCCAGCTCAAGTCGTTGGAGTAGCGGGAGAGGAAATGGGAGGTGGTGAGGCTGTAAATGAGCATGGATCAGATGTGTCCAGTTTGTTCGGGCCTGGGCTGCACCTGAGAAGGGCGGTTCCAATACCCGGAATGGCTGTTCCAAGGTACTATGAGATGACTCACTCGATGGCGGAGCTGGAGCTTCGGGCTATAACATTTGTGGAATTACAGCTGGGTGAGCCTATAAGGGATGACGGTCCTATGCTTGGGATGGAGTTTGATCCTTTGCCACCTGGTGCATTTGGCGCGCCAATAG GAGCATCAACAGCAGTGCAGCAGAAACAACCAGGACAGCCTTTTGAGACCAAAATATATGAGCGACTTGATACAAAAGCAGTCAAG GGTTCTGTGAGGGCTGTTCATGAATATCAGTTTCTTCCAGAGCAGCCATCTGTTAGAACTGAAACATATGAAAGAGTTGCCCTATCCTACCACTATGGTTCACCTACTGATGATCCACATGCCAGGGCCTCATCATTATCTACTGGCTGTTCATTTGTGCATGGGAATGAAAAAGTACCTTCTGGATATGGTTTTTCAGGTCAGATGCCTAATCTGAATCTTTTGCCTCAGCAAAGCAGGCAGGGGCACCTTTTACCTACTGCTTCAGGAGAGTATGATAATTGTTCACGAAAGAACTCTTTAACAAATACTACTGTTGATGCTATTATTGGTGCTCACCCAATTTCTGCACTGGAAAGCCCATTTGTGTCATCTGACAGGAGGGTCAATCTTGATGAGGATGCTTTGCGAATGGAGAGGAAGCGCAAG AGTGAAGAGGCAAGAATAGCAAGAGAAGTTGAAGCCCATGAGAAAAGGATTCGAAAGGAGCTTGAAAAACAGGATATATTGAGGCGAAAG CGAGAAGagcaaataagaaaagaaatggagagaCATGACCGTGAAAGGCGGAAGGAAGAGGAGAGGCTACTACGTGAAAAGCAAAGGGAGGAGGAGAGATACCAGAGAGAGCAGAGGCGTGAACTAGAGCGTAGGGAGAAGTTCTTGATGAAGGAATCTATTAGA GCCGAGAGAATGCGGCAAAAGGAAGAATTGCGTAAAGAAAAGGAGGCAGCAAGGCTTAAAGCTGCTAATGAGAGAGCTATTGCTCGTAAACTTGCTAAAGAATCAATGGAACTGATTGAGGATGAACGGTTGGAACTCATGGAATTAGCTGCATCAAGCAAAGGGCTATCTTCAACACTGTCACTTgactttgaaattttgcaaaatCTTGATATATTTAGAG ATAAGCTGTGTGTGTTCCCTCCGAAAGGAGTGCAATTGAAGAGACCCTTCTCAATTGAACCATGGAACAGTTCTGAGGAGAGTATTGGGAACATTCTCATG GTCTGGAGGTTCTTAATTACCTTTGCAGATGTTGTTGGACTTTGGCCTTTTACTCTGGATGAGCTTGTACAAGCTTTCCATGATTAT GATCCAAGATTGTTGGGTGAGATACATGTTGCTCTTCTGAGATCTATTATCAAAGATATTGAGGATGTTGCACGAACACCCTCCACTGGGCTGGGAGCAAGTCAAAATAATGCTGCTAATCCTGGAGGTGGGCATCTGCAGATTGTTGAAGGG GCATATGCTTGGGGTTTTGATATACGCAGCTGGCAGGGCCATTTAAATATGTTGACATGGCCTGAAATTTTGCGGCAATTTGCTCTGTCTGCCGGGTTTGGGCCACAGTTGAAAAAACGAAATATTGAACAGGCATATCTTCGAGATGAAAATGAG GGTAATGATGGTGAAGACATAATTACTAATTTGCGAAATGGGGCAGCTGCTGAAAATGCTGTTGCTATAATGCAAGAAAGGGGTTTCTCTAATCCACGTAGATCTAGGCATCGCTTGACACCTGGAACTGTTAAATTTGCAGCATTTCATGTTCTCTCTCTTGAGGATAGCGATGGCCTGACAATATTGGAAGTTGCAGAGAAGATCCAG AAATCTGGATTGAGGGATCTTACAACAAGCAAGACCCCAGAAGCTTCTATTGCTGCTGCTTTGTCAAGGGATACAAAACTCTTCGAGAGAACAGCTCCTTCAACATACTGTGTGCGTTCTCCATATCGGAAGGACCCAGCTGATGCTGAGGCAATTCTTTCTGCAGCCAGGGAAAGAATCCGAGTATTGAAAAGTGGATTTGTAGGAGAAGATGCTGAGGGTGCTGAGAGAGATGAAGATTCTGAAAGTGATATAGCAGAGGATCTTGAGGTTGATGATTTGGGTGCTgaaataaatccaaagaaagAGATGCTCAATTCTGAGGGAAGTAGCAGTTGTGATGCGAAAACTATCTTGGGAAATGAAAAGGAGATTTGTGAGATTCTGGAAACCCCACAAGGTGAAGTTAGGAATGTATGTAAGGCTTTGTCATCACCGACTGCTGGAGGTCTTGATGAGGTAAAATATATCGATGCCCCTGTTGAGCAATCAATGGATGCTGCTGGAATTTGTAACGGTGCTGCCAATGCTGGTCTTGAAGACACGGAAATTGATGAAAGCAAGCTTGGTGAACCATGGGTTCAAGGACTTATGGAAGGGGATTACTCTGATCTAAGTGTTGAGGAGCGCCTTAATGCACTTATTGCTTTGATTTCCATAGCAATTGAAGGAAACTCTATTCGTGTTGTTCTCGAG GAACGCCTAGAGGCAGCAAATGCTTTAAAGAAGCAAATGTGGGCTGAGGCACAACTGGATAAACGTCGCATGAAAGAAGAGTTTGTATTGAGGACAAATTTTTCATCACATATGGGGAATAAGATGGAGCCTAGCCTTATGATGTCCTCGGCTGAATGTAGGCAAAGCCCACAGATCATTAGTGAcagaaaaaataatgaatcatCTGTTGATCTTGTTGTGCAGCAAGAATGCTTAAACAATCCACAAAATGATCAGAATTATCTAAACAATGTGCCTTCTGAAGGGAACATGCCAATACAAGATTTCTCTATTGGACCAGATAATCTCCAATATCCGCAACCAGGATGTGCAGCTGAAAGATCACGTTCACAGCTAAAATCTTACATTGGTCACAAGGCAGAAGAGATGTATGTATATAGATCATTGCCTCTTGGTCAAGATCGTAGACACAATCGATACTGGCGGTTTATTACTTCTACATCTTGGAATGATCCTGGCTGTGGCAGGATCTTTGTTGAGTTACTTGATGGTCGTTGGAGACTCATTGATACTGAAGAG GGTTTTGATACTCTATTGTCCTCTTTGGATGTGCGTGGGGTTAGGGAATCCCACTTGCATGCAATGTTGCAGAAGATTGAGATGTCCTTTAAGGAAGCTGTTAGGAGGAATAAGCTGCACGTCAATATGGAGAGGCAGAACGGAGACACCATTAAGAAAGAAGCCAATGAAATGGCTTCAGGCCCTGATTGGAATGTCTCTTTTGAAAGTCCTAGTAGTACTGTAAGTGGATCTGATTCTGATATGTCGGAGACATCaacatctttttcaattgagCTTTGCAGGAatgaaatagagaaaaatgatgCCCTGAAGAGATATCGAGATTTTGAGAAGTGGATGTGGAAAGAGTGTTTTAGTTTGTCGTCATTTTGTGCCACAAAGTATGGGAGGAGAAGGTGCAAGCAGCTGCTGGGTGTGTGTGATTCCTGcttcaatatttatttttttgaagatAATCACTGCCCTTCTTGCCATAGGACCGACATTGCCTCTCGAAGCATGTTAAATTTTTCTGAACATGTGGCTCAGTGTGCAAAGAAACTGCAATTGGGTCCTGGGTTTGCTTTGGATGGTCTAGTCATTTCTCCTCTGAGAATAAGATTAACTAAACTTCAGTTAGCTTTGGTTGAG GTTTCTATTCCATTTGAAGCTCTTCAATCTGCTTGGACTGAGGGCTATCGAAATTTCTGGGGTATGAAGCTGTACTCCTCAACAACAGCAGAAGAGCTTCTTCAG GTTCTGACACTGCTGGAAAGTTCCATTACGAGGGATTATTTGTCCTCAAATTTTGAGACTACACGTGAATTGTTGTCTCCATCTATTCTGTCGGGAGGTGTTGGTGATGATTCTACCAATCTTGAAACGGTCCCTGTACTTCCATGGATTCCAAAAACAACAGCTGCCGTGGCTCTGAGGCTTATTGAATTTGATGCAGCTATCTCTTACACTCTTAAACAGAGGGCAGAGACTCACAAGGGAGCTGGGGAATGTATG aagTTTCCATCAAAAGATGCTGTTGTGAAGAACAATCAAGATCATGAGAGAATGCAAACCACGAACCGAGTTGAATATCTACAAGAAGCAAGCTGGGTTGATGTAGGGATAGGATTTTCTGGTTCTGGCCGTGGACGAGGTCGTGGAAGGGGCCGCGGTGTGACACGTGGTGGAAGATCTCAGAGAAGGCCTACTGGTTCAAGATCTGAATTCGGCAAGAGAATTACGACCACAGACAATGAGGGATTAGTGCCAGTACTGGGATGGAAGTCTCGATCACGTGGCCGGGGTGGGCGTAAGCGTGGTCGTCGTAGCGCCAGAAGTAGGCCAAAACCAGCAAAGAGAATGGTTGAGATTGCTGGTGAAAGAGAGAACCCCAAGGAAATCATGGAGAAATCATCTAGAAATTTGGAGACAAATACCTGGAATGGAGACGAAGTAACTAGGTTAAAAGTGAGGACTGCTGATAACGCTAGCAGCTCTGAAAGATCTGAATACAATGATGAAAATGGTCAAGCAACAGGAGATGAATATGATTATCTGGCAGGCGAAGACTATGCAGGGGGTTTCAATGGCAAAGCTGATGATGTGATGGAGGGAAGTGAGTACAATATAGACGGTGATGAAggtgatgaagatgatgatggCGAAGAGCGAGATGACATTGCAGAAGGGGAGCAAGGGAATTTTATTGTTGGAGGGTACATAAATGAGAACTCAGATGAGGAGGAAATCAGGAATGGAGATGATCCGGAGGACTCAGACCCATATGTAAAGCAATACGGGTATTCAACAGAAGCATCTTCAGATTTCAGTGAGTGA
- the LOC18608772 gene encoding homeobox-DDT domain protein RLT2 isoform X2 produces the protein MESGGVSGGGGSSEGEKKKPPEGETKVKRKMKTASQLEILEKTYAMEMYPSEATRAELSVQLGLSDRQLQMWFCHRRLKDRKAPPVKRRRKDSSLPAQVVGVAGEEMGGGEAVNEHGSDVSSLFGPGLHLRRAVPIPGMAVPRYYEMTHSMAELELRAITFVELQLGEPIRDDGPMLGMEFDPLPPGAFGAPIGASTAVQQKQPGQPFETKIYERLDTKAVKGSVRAVHEYQFLPEQPSVRTETYERVALSYHYGSPTDDPHARASSLSTGCSFVHGNEKVPSGYGFSGQMPNLNLLPQQSRQGHLLPTASGEYDNCSRKNSLTNTTVDAIIGAHPISALESPFVSSDRRVNLDEDALRMERKRKSEEARIAREVEAHEKRIRKELEKQDILRRKREEQIRKEMERHDRERRKEEERLLREKQREEERYQREQRRELERREKFLMKESIRAERMRQKEELRKEKEAARLKAANERAIARKLAKESMELIEDERLELMELAASSKGLSSTLSLDFEILQNLDIFRDKLCVFPPKGVQLKRPFSIEPWNSSEESIGNILMVWRFLITFADVVGLWPFTLDELVQAFHDYDPRLLGEIHVALLRSIIKDIEDVARTPSTGLGASQNNAANPGGGHLQIVEGAYAWGFDIRSWQGHLNMLTWPEILRQFALSAGFGPQLKKRNIEQAYLRDENEGNDGEDIITNLRNGAAAENAVAIMQERGFSNPRRSRHRLTPGTVKFAAFHVLSLEDSDGLTILEVAEKIQKSGLRDLTTSKTPEASIAAALSRDTKLFERTAPSTYCVRSPYRKDPADAEAILSAARERIRVLKSGFVGEDAEGAERDEDSESDIAEDLEVDDLGAEINPKKEMLNSEGSSSCDAKTILGNEKEICEILETPQGEVRNVCKALSSPTAGGLDEVKYIDAPVEQSMDAAGICNGAANAGLEDTEIDESKLGEPWVQGLMEGDYSDLSVEERLNALIALISIAIEGNSIRVVLEERLEAANALKKQMWAEAQLDKRRMKEEFVLRTNFSSHMGNKMEPSLMMSSAECRQSPQIISDRKNNESSVDLVVQQECLNNPQNDQNYLNNVPSEGNMPIQDFSIGPDNLQYPQPGCAAERSRSQLKSYIGHKAEEMYVYRSLPLGQDRRHNRYWRFITSTSWNDPGCGRIFVELLDGRWRLIDTEEGFDTLLSSLDVRGVRESHLHAMLQKIEMSFKEAVRRNKLHVNMERQNGDTIKKEANEMASGPDWNVSFESPSSTVSGSDSDMSETSTSFSIELCRNEIEKNDALKRYRDFEKWMWKECFSLSSFCATKYGRRRCKQLLGVCDSCFNIYFFEDNHCPSCHRTDIASRSMLNFSEHVAQCAKKLQLGPGFALDGLVISPLRIRLTKLQLALVEVSIPFEALQSAWTEGYRNFWGMKLYSSTTAEELLQVLTLLESSITRDYLSSNFETTRELLSPSILSGGVGDDSTNLETVPVLPWIPKTTAAVALRLIEFDAAISYTLKQRAETHKGAGECMFPSKDAVVKNNQDHERMQTTNRVEYLQEASWVDVGIGFSGSGRGRGRGRGRGVTRGGRSQRRPTGSRSEFGKRITTTDNEGLVPVLGWKSRSRGRGGRKRGRRSARSRPKPAKRMVEIAGERENPKEIMEKSSRNLETNTWNGDEVTRLKVRTADNASSSERSEYNDENGQATGDEYDYLAGEDYAGGFNGKADDVMEGSEYNIDGDEGDEDDDGEERDDIAEGEQGNFIVGGYINENSDEEEIRNGDDPEDSDPYVKQYGYSTEASSDFSE, from the exons ATGGAGAGTGGTGGTGTTAGTGGCGGCGGAGGTAGTTCGGaaggagagaagaagaagccACCGGAAGGAGAAACAAAAGTCAAGCGGAAAATGAAGACTGCTTCTCAGCTTGAAATTCTAGAGAAAACATATGCCA TGGAAATGTACCCGTCTGAAGCTACACGGGCGGAATTATCGGTGCAATTGGGCCTTTCGGATAGGCAGCTACAGATGTGGTTCTGCCATCGCCGGCTCAAGGATAGGAAGGCGCCGCCGGTGAAGCGGCGGAGGAAGGATTCTTCGTTGCCAGCTCAAGTCGTTGGAGTAGCGGGAGAGGAAATGGGAGGTGGTGAGGCTGTAAATGAGCATGGATCAGATGTGTCCAGTTTGTTCGGGCCTGGGCTGCACCTGAGAAGGGCGGTTCCAATACCCGGAATGGCTGTTCCAAGGTACTATGAGATGACTCACTCGATGGCGGAGCTGGAGCTTCGGGCTATAACATTTGTGGAATTACAGCTGGGTGAGCCTATAAGGGATGACGGTCCTATGCTTGGGATGGAGTTTGATCCTTTGCCACCTGGTGCATTTGGCGCGCCAATAG GAGCATCAACAGCAGTGCAGCAGAAACAACCAGGACAGCCTTTTGAGACCAAAATATATGAGCGACTTGATACAAAAGCAGTCAAG GGTTCTGTGAGGGCTGTTCATGAATATCAGTTTCTTCCAGAGCAGCCATCTGTTAGAACTGAAACATATGAAAGAGTTGCCCTATCCTACCACTATGGTTCACCTACTGATGATCCACATGCCAGGGCCTCATCATTATCTACTGGCTGTTCATTTGTGCATGGGAATGAAAAAGTACCTTCTGGATATGGTTTTTCAGGTCAGATGCCTAATCTGAATCTTTTGCCTCAGCAAAGCAGGCAGGGGCACCTTTTACCTACTGCTTCAGGAGAGTATGATAATTGTTCACGAAAGAACTCTTTAACAAATACTACTGTTGATGCTATTATTGGTGCTCACCCAATTTCTGCACTGGAAAGCCCATTTGTGTCATCTGACAGGAGGGTCAATCTTGATGAGGATGCTTTGCGAATGGAGAGGAAGCGCAAG AGTGAAGAGGCAAGAATAGCAAGAGAAGTTGAAGCCCATGAGAAAAGGATTCGAAAGGAGCTTGAAAAACAGGATATATTGAGGCGAAAG CGAGAAGagcaaataagaaaagaaatggagagaCATGACCGTGAAAGGCGGAAGGAAGAGGAGAGGCTACTACGTGAAAAGCAAAGGGAGGAGGAGAGATACCAGAGAGAGCAGAGGCGTGAACTAGAGCGTAGGGAGAAGTTCTTGATGAAGGAATCTATTAGA GCCGAGAGAATGCGGCAAAAGGAAGAATTGCGTAAAGAAAAGGAGGCAGCAAGGCTTAAAGCTGCTAATGAGAGAGCTATTGCTCGTAAACTTGCTAAAGAATCAATGGAACTGATTGAGGATGAACGGTTGGAACTCATGGAATTAGCTGCATCAAGCAAAGGGCTATCTTCAACACTGTCACTTgactttgaaattttgcaaaatCTTGATATATTTAGAG ATAAGCTGTGTGTGTTCCCTCCGAAAGGAGTGCAATTGAAGAGACCCTTCTCAATTGAACCATGGAACAGTTCTGAGGAGAGTATTGGGAACATTCTCATG GTCTGGAGGTTCTTAATTACCTTTGCAGATGTTGTTGGACTTTGGCCTTTTACTCTGGATGAGCTTGTACAAGCTTTCCATGATTAT GATCCAAGATTGTTGGGTGAGATACATGTTGCTCTTCTGAGATCTATTATCAAAGATATTGAGGATGTTGCACGAACACCCTCCACTGGGCTGGGAGCAAGTCAAAATAATGCTGCTAATCCTGGAGGTGGGCATCTGCAGATTGTTGAAGGG GCATATGCTTGGGGTTTTGATATACGCAGCTGGCAGGGCCATTTAAATATGTTGACATGGCCTGAAATTTTGCGGCAATTTGCTCTGTCTGCCGGGTTTGGGCCACAGTTGAAAAAACGAAATATTGAACAGGCATATCTTCGAGATGAAAATGAG GGTAATGATGGTGAAGACATAATTACTAATTTGCGAAATGGGGCAGCTGCTGAAAATGCTGTTGCTATAATGCAAGAAAGGGGTTTCTCTAATCCACGTAGATCTAGGCATCGCTTGACACCTGGAACTGTTAAATTTGCAGCATTTCATGTTCTCTCTCTTGAGGATAGCGATGGCCTGACAATATTGGAAGTTGCAGAGAAGATCCAG AAATCTGGATTGAGGGATCTTACAACAAGCAAGACCCCAGAAGCTTCTATTGCTGCTGCTTTGTCAAGGGATACAAAACTCTTCGAGAGAACAGCTCCTTCAACATACTGTGTGCGTTCTCCATATCGGAAGGACCCAGCTGATGCTGAGGCAATTCTTTCTGCAGCCAGGGAAAGAATCCGAGTATTGAAAAGTGGATTTGTAGGAGAAGATGCTGAGGGTGCTGAGAGAGATGAAGATTCTGAAAGTGATATAGCAGAGGATCTTGAGGTTGATGATTTGGGTGCTgaaataaatccaaagaaagAGATGCTCAATTCTGAGGGAAGTAGCAGTTGTGATGCGAAAACTATCTTGGGAAATGAAAAGGAGATTTGTGAGATTCTGGAAACCCCACAAGGTGAAGTTAGGAATGTATGTAAGGCTTTGTCATCACCGACTGCTGGAGGTCTTGATGAGGTAAAATATATCGATGCCCCTGTTGAGCAATCAATGGATGCTGCTGGAATTTGTAACGGTGCTGCCAATGCTGGTCTTGAAGACACGGAAATTGATGAAAGCAAGCTTGGTGAACCATGGGTTCAAGGACTTATGGAAGGGGATTACTCTGATCTAAGTGTTGAGGAGCGCCTTAATGCACTTATTGCTTTGATTTCCATAGCAATTGAAGGAAACTCTATTCGTGTTGTTCTCGAG GAACGCCTAGAGGCAGCAAATGCTTTAAAGAAGCAAATGTGGGCTGAGGCACAACTGGATAAACGTCGCATGAAAGAAGAGTTTGTATTGAGGACAAATTTTTCATCACATATGGGGAATAAGATGGAGCCTAGCCTTATGATGTCCTCGGCTGAATGTAGGCAAAGCCCACAGATCATTAGTGAcagaaaaaataatgaatcatCTGTTGATCTTGTTGTGCAGCAAGAATGCTTAAACAATCCACAAAATGATCAGAATTATCTAAACAATGTGCCTTCTGAAGGGAACATGCCAATACAAGATTTCTCTATTGGACCAGATAATCTCCAATATCCGCAACCAGGATGTGCAGCTGAAAGATCACGTTCACAGCTAAAATCTTACATTGGTCACAAGGCAGAAGAGATGTATGTATATAGATCATTGCCTCTTGGTCAAGATCGTAGACACAATCGATACTGGCGGTTTATTACTTCTACATCTTGGAATGATCCTGGCTGTGGCAGGATCTTTGTTGAGTTACTTGATGGTCGTTGGAGACTCATTGATACTGAAGAG GGTTTTGATACTCTATTGTCCTCTTTGGATGTGCGTGGGGTTAGGGAATCCCACTTGCATGCAATGTTGCAGAAGATTGAGATGTCCTTTAAGGAAGCTGTTAGGAGGAATAAGCTGCACGTCAATATGGAGAGGCAGAACGGAGACACCATTAAGAAAGAAGCCAATGAAATGGCTTCAGGCCCTGATTGGAATGTCTCTTTTGAAAGTCCTAGTAGTACTGTAAGTGGATCTGATTCTGATATGTCGGAGACATCaacatctttttcaattgagCTTTGCAGGAatgaaatagagaaaaatgatgCCCTGAAGAGATATCGAGATTTTGAGAAGTGGATGTGGAAAGAGTGTTTTAGTTTGTCGTCATTTTGTGCCACAAAGTATGGGAGGAGAAGGTGCAAGCAGCTGCTGGGTGTGTGTGATTCCTGcttcaatatttatttttttgaagatAATCACTGCCCTTCTTGCCATAGGACCGACATTGCCTCTCGAAGCATGTTAAATTTTTCTGAACATGTGGCTCAGTGTGCAAAGAAACTGCAATTGGGTCCTGGGTTTGCTTTGGATGGTCTAGTCATTTCTCCTCTGAGAATAAGATTAACTAAACTTCAGTTAGCTTTGGTTGAG GTTTCTATTCCATTTGAAGCTCTTCAATCTGCTTGGACTGAGGGCTATCGAAATTTCTGGGGTATGAAGCTGTACTCCTCAACAACAGCAGAAGAGCTTCTTCAG GTTCTGACACTGCTGGAAAGTTCCATTACGAGGGATTATTTGTCCTCAAATTTTGAGACTACACGTGAATTGTTGTCTCCATCTATTCTGTCGGGAGGTGTTGGTGATGATTCTACCAATCTTGAAACGGTCCCTGTACTTCCATGGATTCCAAAAACAACAGCTGCCGTGGCTCTGAGGCTTATTGAATTTGATGCAGCTATCTCTTACACTCTTAAACAGAGGGCAGAGACTCACAAGGGAGCTGGGGAATGTATG TTTCCATCAAAAGATGCTGTTGTGAAGAACAATCAAGATCATGAGAGAATGCAAACCACGAACCGAGTTGAATATCTACAAGAAGCAAGCTGGGTTGATGTAGGGATAGGATTTTCTGGTTCTGGCCGTGGACGAGGTCGTGGAAGGGGCCGCGGTGTGACACGTGGTGGAAGATCTCAGAGAAGGCCTACTGGTTCAAGATCTGAATTCGGCAAGAGAATTACGACCACAGACAATGAGGGATTAGTGCCAGTACTGGGATGGAAGTCTCGATCACGTGGCCGGGGTGGGCGTAAGCGTGGTCGTCGTAGCGCCAGAAGTAGGCCAAAACCAGCAAAGAGAATGGTTGAGATTGCTGGTGAAAGAGAGAACCCCAAGGAAATCATGGAGAAATCATCTAGAAATTTGGAGACAAATACCTGGAATGGAGACGAAGTAACTAGGTTAAAAGTGAGGACTGCTGATAACGCTAGCAGCTCTGAAAGATCTGAATACAATGATGAAAATGGTCAAGCAACAGGAGATGAATATGATTATCTGGCAGGCGAAGACTATGCAGGGGGTTTCAATGGCAAAGCTGATGATGTGATGGAGGGAAGTGAGTACAATATAGACGGTGATGAAggtgatgaagatgatgatggCGAAGAGCGAGATGACATTGCAGAAGGGGAGCAAGGGAATTTTATTGTTGGAGGGTACATAAATGAGAACTCAGATGAGGAGGAAATCAGGAATGGAGATGATCCGGAGGACTCAGACCCATATGTAAAGCAATACGGGTATTCAACAGAAGCATCTTCAGATTTCAGTGAGTGA